From the genome of Acidobacteriota bacterium, one region includes:
- a CDS encoding isochorismate synthase produces MSTSALAVDSPSTLASQVPDTEELQDFAREHLAGRLDGSRGLVLSVPAPVAPPELLLAADGDPSTGVLWAPAQGAAMAGLGSSHHLRLRGAQRLQKLRRASNELFARLEEFHHPDSTAPAPRLLGGLSFAVGSADQGSWSPFGDGFFDLPRWLYRSDGEQASLSLNLPAGCEENPADLVRELGRILGVLETSGDDPATALAAWATGASPVSVEQMPEEVWHRQVEAIREAIAAGNFRKIVAARRAEVTFSRPLDPLSLLMRLRQCGPHCRRFTFQRPGLAFLGATPERLIRRQGHRIATEALAGSIGSGEGNGRRQGRRLLESQKDLGEHQLVVEHIIGRLQPLCRQLDWSREPQIRELRNLLHLHTPIRGELREDTHVLKLVELLHPTPAVGGVPAAAATRWIAEHELQARGWYAGPVGWFDAAGNGEFDVALRSCLLAGNRALVYAGAGIMLDSDPHLEYQETDLKQRSLLAALGVGE; encoded by the coding sequence ATGAGCACCTCGGCCCTCGCCGTCGACAGCCCCTCGACCCTGGCCTCCCAGGTCCCCGACACCGAGGAGCTGCAGGACTTCGCCCGCGAGCACCTCGCTGGCCGCCTCGACGGCAGCCGCGGCCTGGTGCTCTCGGTGCCCGCCCCGGTGGCGCCGCCGGAGCTGCTTCTCGCCGCCGACGGCGATCCTTCCACCGGCGTCCTGTGGGCGCCGGCTCAAGGTGCCGCCATGGCCGGCCTGGGCAGCAGTCATCACCTGCGGCTGCGCGGCGCCCAGCGGCTGCAGAAGCTTCGCCGGGCTTCCAACGAGCTCTTCGCCCGGCTGGAAGAATTCCACCACCCCGACTCCACCGCTCCCGCTCCCCGCCTTCTGGGCGGTCTGAGCTTCGCCGTGGGCAGCGCCGACCAGGGCTCCTGGAGCCCCTTCGGAGACGGCTTCTTCGACCTCCCCCGCTGGCTCTACCGCAGCGACGGAGAACAGGCCAGCCTGAGCCTCAATCTACCCGCCGGGTGCGAGGAGAATCCCGCAGACCTGGTGCGCGAGCTGGGCCGCATCCTCGGAGTGCTGGAGACCAGCGGCGACGACCCCGCCACCGCCCTAGCGGCTTGGGCCACCGGCGCCTCGCCGGTCTCCGTGGAGCAGATGCCGGAGGAAGTCTGGCACCGCCAGGTGGAGGCCATCCGCGAAGCCATCGCCGCCGGCAACTTCCGCAAGATCGTCGCCGCCCGGCGTGCCGAAGTCACCTTCTCCAGGCCTCTGGATCCCCTCTCCCTGCTCATGCGGCTGCGCCAATGCGGTCCCCACTGTCGCCGCTTCACTTTCCAGCGCCCGGGGCTCGCCTTCCTCGGCGCCACCCCCGAGCGCTTGATCCGCCGCCAGGGGCACCGCATCGCCACCGAGGCATTGGCCGGTTCCATCGGCAGCGGCGAGGGCAACGGCCGACGCCAAGGTCGGCGGCTGCTGGAGAGCCAGAAGGATCTGGGGGAACATCAGCTGGTGGTGGAGCACATCATCGGGCGCCTGCAGCCTCTGTGCCGCCAGCTGGATTGGAGCCGGGAGCCGCAGATTCGCGAGCTGCGCAACCTCCTCCACCTCCACACCCCCATCCGGGGAGAGCTGCGGGAGGACACCCACGTGCTGAAGCTGGTGGAGCTCCTGCACCCCACCCCCGCCGTGGGCGGCGTCCCCGCCGCCGCCGCGACCCGCTGGATCGCCGAGCACGAGCTGCAGGCGCGGGGTTGGTATGCGGGGCCCGTGGGTTGGTTCGACGCCGCCGGCAACGGCGAATTCGATGTCGCCCTGCGCTCCTGCTTGCTGGCGGGGAACCGCGCCCTGGTCTACGCCGGTGCCGGCATCATGCTCGACTCCGATCCCCATCTCGAATACCAGGAGACCGACCTCAAACAGCGTTCCCTCCTCGCCGCCCTGGG